Genomic segment of Triticum aestivum cultivar Chinese Spring chromosome 6A, IWGSC CS RefSeq v2.1, whole genome shotgun sequence:
acattgATTTTGCTTATTGGCACAAACCTCCTTGGATGTCATTTCATCACAAAGTTTTGCATGCAGTTGAGACATCCATCGATATTTATCACAAAAAAATCATATACTTTGCCTTTTCTATAATTTTTATTTCACTATTCATCAGAGAGTATATGAGCTCAGGTTCAAAAGCTCCGTGTCATGAAACACATCAAATATCGAGTGAACTACCCTCTAAGGACATTTCCAACATTGACCCGCAAATTTGCTCCCGCATCCACCCACAGACAAAGGGGCCAGTCCGCGGATACGAATGCGGGAGCCGACTATCCAATACTACTCAAATACAGTTCAAACCACCTTTGAACTaatcggacgaaattcatgcaaactgaTCGAAATTCATCGCAGTTtggatagaaaatagcacaaatcatccatacatagcatgcaaataagtatagtacaacaatagttcaaattcAGCGAGATTAATCGGATGTTGAACAAGTTTTTCATGAACGGATCATGTCGTCCCACATACTGCCCCTTCAGCATCATCCAACAGTGTATGTACCTAACTGGTCGTCCCTCTTTCCCGTGGTACATCATTGCAGCGTGTACGGGCTGCACAGTGCGTAgagcaacattgagtgaatgaatgatTCAATGGTCAAGTTGAGCAAGAAGAAGTAAAACTTACGATCTCCTCCGGTGCCCCGCGCAATGGCCATCTTGCCTCCAGCCGAGCAACCGTGTCACAAAACTtgggggttgtttggtttgtgactaagtttgccacacctaaggttaggcatgtttgaccaacttaggtgagtgtttggttccagccacatcttaggcaaagcacacttgggccccacatggcatacacataaaAAGTGTGATAAGAtccccttaggcttgccaacttgtggctcttatTTTGATGAACTAATCTTAGGCAAACTtgacaaaaatgtgtggcaaaagtgtggcaatgctaggcctaaaaccaaacagccccttgaTGACGGTGATCTGGATGACGTACCATCGATTCGATAACGACCTCACATTGCGTTGTTGAATGATATCCATATCGTAGGGCGCAATGTACTTTCACGCGTGAAACGAATCATGCACACACTGCCAGAAGAGCCTTCTTCTGTGCCTGCCTACTAAATCTACGGATGGGTAAATCACAAGCTAATGGATGGGTAAATCACAAGCTAATATACTgaaatatttatatcccgttgcaataTACGGGCATTGTCTATAAGTTAAAAAAAAAAACTGTTGTGGGCTCCTTCTATCTCGGATGCAAGCTCATCTCACGGCtaaaacaatttcaaccccaaacAGCAGCTTCAGCAAAACCGCTATCACAGATCATACATCTAAAACCACAGATTTTTAGCGCGGAACAAAGATTGTAACAAAGCAACGAGCTAATATTGTGTAGAGAAAATATGAAGAAAGTAGTGACATCAACAAACACATTGGGCTGTTACATGCATCTAGCCAGCCCAAAACAAAAACACAAATGTTCAAATGTGCTGATCCGCCCCCACGGTATGCAAGTCATACAGTACATGCTCACCAGATGATTCCCATAGCATACAGAGTATTATTACGAAGTCCAGCATGGTACTAGGGCTAGCCAAAACCCGGCACGAGAAAAACCACATGAAATCCGCGGCACCACAAATGTGATGGGGCGTCTAAACAAGCTAGAAGTCAAATGGGGAGGTTTACCCATGTGTTACTTCTTCTGCTGTTTCTTCCCCGGCTTCAGCTTTATGACCTCGTCGATGTACAGTATGCCCTTCCCCTTGTACACTTCTGGAGGTTTACTGCATCGGACAGCTCCAGCGAAATGGTGCACTCTATGCTTGTCAATGCCAGTACAGCATATTATGTTGGGCTTGAAGCAGAAGACGCGGACGGCAGGTGGAGCGGTGAACTGCACCTCATGGCTGTAGCCCAGTTTCAGAAACAACTCGCGGCCTTCGCGCTCTGTCCTGGCTTTGAAGCCAACTCCAACAAGCTTCAGGAACCGAAAGAACTTGGCTTCCATTGCGAGATGAGAAGTCCGAACGAGGATGAAATATTTGTTTCCGGCTTGACCTTGACAAAACAAGGACAAAAGGTTCATCAGAAAATTGAGCACTAATGTAAAGAAACAGGAGTACCATCATGCTGCAAGTATTGAGAATTCGATGTATACACAGGACCGTAGTTAAAATAGGTTGTTTTCAGAACATTGCAAGAAATTCGGTACAATATACACGAGTACATCCCGTAATTTCATGATTTCATCTCACAAAGATTGAAATGTATGCCTCAACAACTCTGACTGAAATAAATACAGAATGAAACAGCAACTCTGAACTCTGAAGCCCTACTCAGTTCCTCAACTATCAAAGATAGGAGCAATCACCAAATAGAGTTCATAACTGCCTAATTATATTATCTCTAAACAAAGGAGGATAGAAGGTTCATCAGAAAATTGAGCGGTTACGTAAAAAATAACAGTAGTATGATCATGCTGCAAGTACCGAGAATTTGATATATAAATACGAGGCCGTGCTTAAATCGATTATTTTCAGAACATCGCAAGAGATTTGATACAATATATAGGAGTCTATCTTGTAACCTCACCTCATAATGGATGAAATGTAATGATTCAACAACTCTCAATGAAATAACTAAAGAATGGGAACAGTAATTCTGAACTCTATCAGTTCATTCCATTATCTCATCTCACAGAGGATGAACCAATTCAACAACTCTTACTGAAATAACTATGAAGGAATGAAAGCAACAACTCTCAACTCTGAAGAACTACTTGACTCCTCAACTATCAGAGATGAGGGAAGGCACGAATCAGAGATTCAGAGTACACGACGGCATGATTATCTTATCTCAAAACAGGGAGTATATACCATTCCAGGTTAGATACCAAGTGGCAAGCTAAAATGCATTGATATGGATACGTAAATTCACCATTTTGGAAAAGCACCAATACGGGGATATGTTATATTTTTAATTCACAAAAAAAATGTATAGAAGCTAGGAACAGAAGATTACCTTCTTGTTTGCTCTACTGGATGCCGAAGCAGGTCCAAGCCTCTGCAATTGACAGTGTTGATGCCCTGTTTCAATTCCAAGTTCCAAAGGGATAGAATTAGACTTTTAGTTACTGTAAAATGAATACGAAGCAGCAAATTGAATCATTCGTTAGCTGTACATCCATCATGGCATAACACGAAAGGTGGAACCTGAAGATCAATCAGCTAACATGCAAAAGGAGAAACAATCACTTCAAACGGTAATATTTTAGGTCTGGCTGTTAAAATCAACAACACAGTGTAACAGTACCACTATATTCCCAATCATAAACAAGAATTGGAACATCTACCATGCCAACAATACCACTAGTACTTATGTGTTCACCAATTTCCGCCAGTATAACCAAGACAAAAGCTCCTGCTCTCTCAAATTGCGGCTAAGCTTTGACTTCAGGTCAAGATAGTGCAGATAGAACAAtttaatctttttcttttcatATATTGTCAGTCGTTGCATGTTTCAGTGCTAGCATGTTTAAACTAAAACATTTGCTCATCTGAAAGAAATTCGAACTAGAATTTGTACACATTTGCCCCTACAAGCATTATCAcaaacacctgtcaagcaaaatcCTTTCACATTAAACTTGAACACGCACTGGAAATAATTATGCAGCAAGTACTCATCAATAAATCATTATCATTATATCCTCAGTTTCTCGCAATATCAAATTTACAGAGAGTACTCATCTAATACAAAAAATCCGGGAAATAATGGAACAAACAGAGGATGCAAGAGGAAGGATAGAGGGGGGATgaggggagaggggggggggggggaaggctgGAGGAGGAAGGGCGAAGTATATGGTGGCTACCTGCCTATGGAATGGTCGACGGCGTAGATCCGGGCGGCGACGTTGCTGGGCGTGAGCGGCTGCTCCAGGGAGGTCGGAGGGAGACGCTGCTGGTAGGAGCCCGCTGTCCGCGCTCGGGAAGgactctgttttttttttttttgagcggtGGCTAGGGCTCTGCTCGTTCGCTCGCTCGGGAACACAACGACTTGAGACAAAGAAAATGGACCGAATTCAAGGCCCAGTTTGCATTAGATCGTATTCACATCACATGTCTTTTTTTAATATGCGTTTTGAATTTGGGTATAAATTTTTTATTCCAAGGTAGACATGTATTGTATTTGTATCCTCACGAAATCACATAATTTTTGAAAGTCTATAAGTATGTTACGGAGATTGGGTGCACCGTATTAGGAGCCTCCCTCACACATGTAGTAGAatagacaccccccccccccctcgcgcgaGCACTGACGCAGCATATGGGATGGCCCATATTTGTATTGTTCATTATCCTTTCTGTTGGTTTTTGGTTAGTTgtttttttcatttctttaaagAACGCAGACATTTTTAAAATGTGAGtaacttttttgaaattttaaaatttattaAAAAGTTAATTGTTTGTGGTTACATAAATATTTTACGAAATCTGTGAATATTTTTCAAACAcgatattttttttgaattcacaaacattttcggAATTTGTGAGCTTTTAAAAAAATTATGAGTAgcttttgaattctttgaaaaaaattcagtCAAATACATTTTCCAATTTCACAAAcatttttgaatttatgaaaagattcaatattcatgaaaaaataatgtTTCCTTTTAGTTacctttttttctttctattttctaccttAATAGAAAGTATTTTTAAATGTGGGGAACATATTTTGTGTGTGTGAACAATTCTATGATAttttaaatttgtgaatattttttatttgaaaatagtttttgaaatttgtgaatttTTAAAAATCCGTGAAAAGTTTATAATTGGAACGTTGTttgaatttgtcatttttatataATTACGAATATTTATGAATTCATAAAATGGTTTTGGAACGACACACATTCTGCCAAATCcacaacattttttgaatttatgtttTTTCTCTTCAAATTCTTCAACAATTTTCAAACTTACGATTTTTTTTGGTTGATGGAAAACAATCTAACACGTACATTTTTGCATTTACGTAtatttttaaaaattaatgatttttatgaattcatgATCATTTTTCAAGTTCACGAACATTTTCTTATTGGAAGTATCTTAATAGAAAAAGGGTAAAATAAACAAATTCTGCTTAAAAAAGCCCCAAGAAAAACTAGGGAAACATTAGGGAGCACAATATGTGTGCTTGTTGCTGGGCCGTCCCATTACTAATGGTGCTGGGTGGAGAAGCGCGTTTTCTGAGTTTCCAGTGTGCAGGTCCCCGAATAGGAGCTTAGAggtagtgtgacgcccggataattagactacagtaatcccgcgttaacgatgccacgtcacctcggttactgttgctaacctcgtgttagttcgaaaccgattcgaattcaaatttgaattaaagtcaaacgataaaagttttcgaacataaaaactaaaatgtgctaaatgtgaccaataaatccttagtaataatggtggagaaaccacaaattttataaaatgtttaaaggctctaaactaattaaaatagcagctataacaattaattaaatgccttttaaaaataataataatacaaactattttaattaggtgtcgaacttttggggcagtagactaaattataacattaaattaggagttgtatttatattttataaaacagaaattaaaagaaaatagataaagaaaagcaaacagaaaacaaagctaaaaaaaaggagaaagcaaccccccccccactgggcttcggcccagcaggccacaacccccccactgggccaacccaccggcccaaccggccaccactccctctccttatccccccaccccaggccaaccctagccgccacccactcCTCCCTCGTCcttccccgatctagatcggggcaaCCCCCGATCCCATCGGCGCCCCACGCTCCACCACACCCCGCCGATCCCCACCTCTCCTCTCGCCCCACTCCCTTtcccccccgatccaatcgggacgAACCCCCAACCCCCCGACGCTCGAACCCCCTTCGCCCGTGACCAGGGCGCCCGGCGCCAATGCCGTGCTTGACGCCCTCGTCCCTGTCGCCCAAGCCGGAGCCTTACAGTCTCGTCCCTCTCCTCTCCCGCAAGCCCGAGCGTCGCCATGGCCGTGCCACCGTGAAGCTCGCGGCTACCGTGCCCCGTTCATCTCCCCGACGTGTCCCCGAGCTTCTCTGGCGACTGCTGCTTCACCTGCACTGACTGGACCGAGCCGAGAACCCCTGCATCGTCCCCAACGCCGTCGTCATCAACCTGCGGccgcctgcatcgccgccatcgattCGCTCCGGcaagccctccccgagcccgctctcgcacacctgcaggctcactgtgagcccctcttcctttcccctctgcTTCCGTCGCTGGAACTGACCGCGCACCGCAACGCTGCTGCTGCTCGCCGGCCAACGCCGTCGACTGCGGCCCCACAATAGCCTGCTCGACGCCGTCACCCGGTTCGGTCCCCGCCTCCGGCCGTGCTCCCCCTTCCTTCGCGCGTGTGCCCGCGCCccacctcaccgcaccgccgcgACGCCCTCCCGCCCGAGCGCGCACGCCCCCGTCCACCGGCTGCTGCCCCTTGCCCCTCGTTCCTCACTGCGGCCGCCTCTCCACCGGCCACGGCCAGTGCACCCTGGTCCGGCCATTGCCTCCCCATGGCCACCGGACCCCCCTGCTCCGGCGCCCTGCTGGGAACGCCCGCTCGGGCCGCGTCCTGCACCCGCGCCCGCTAAGCGGTGCCCGGTAGGCCTTCCctgggtcacagacatgtggggcccagcccccagaatgttttaataaaaaaaagaagaataaaaaataataataatatacaaaaataattaaataaacaataataattaaattaattaattaattaaggaattaattaagttaattaattataattaaattaacctaatcactaattaacatgattaattgtTAGTTAACTAAATCAGAGTacgacgaacgggacccacctgtcaggttgaccaagtcaactgctgacgccatgctgacgtcatgctgacgtcagcaagcactattccggataatgttaatttaaataattaattaaaatcagaaaatgatttaaatctttagaaaatcatatcttttaatccgtaactcggatgaaaatattttcaacatgaaagttgctcagaacgacgagacgaatccggatacgcagtccgttcgtccgccaccccccctaacctatcgaacccgcaactttccccctccggctcctctgcccgaaaacacgaaacaccgggaatactttcccggatgttttcccccccttcaccggtatcacctactaccgcgttagggcacaccgaacatcgcctattgccttgttatattttgtgatgctttgtttgctctgtattcattatttcttccccctcttctctccggtagactacgagaccgacgctgctgctgaccagttcgactacggagttgacgacccctctctcttgccagagcaaccaggcaagccccccccttgatcaccagatatcgcctattctactctatattgcttgcattagagtagtgtagcatgttactgctttcgttaatcctattctgatgcatagcctgacattgtcgctacatctgttgataccttacctgcaatcctaaatgcttagtataggatgctagtttatcatcattggccctacattcttgtcagtctgccttgctatactatcgggccgtgatcacttgggaggtgatcacgggtatatactatacatacatacatactatacagatggtgactaaagtcgggtcagctcattgagtacccgcaagtgattctgacgagggggctgaaaggacaggtggctccatcccggtagaggtgggcctgggttcccgacggccctcgactattactttgtggcggagcg
This window contains:
- the LOC123128349 gene encoding 60S ribosomal protein L6, mitochondrial, which gives rise to MEAKFFRFLKLVGVGFKARTEREGRELFLKLGYSHEVQFTAPPAVRVFCFKPNIICCTGIDKHRVHHFAGAVRCSKPPEVYKGKGILYIDEVIKLKPGKKQQKK